A genomic segment from Maniola jurtina chromosome 9, ilManJurt1.1, whole genome shotgun sequence encodes:
- the LOC123868231 gene encoding uncharacterized protein LOC123868231: MSAALLLLLLARGAAGGCGVAEFACRSGACVRADAFCDGAAQCGDGSDEPPRCSVCNRTYYGRAGEAYALALRAAPRAPFLCHLTFTAGGGALGELVQLAFDEFRVGRFAAGALDGCPDGYMQLAELGRPFTGGSWCGAADGAALYYSETATVTASVKLLRARLGEPFGFRLRYKFLARRDAVVRFGAAGAPLERGAVAPGTYCTRTYEECHRKACRLQSPNYPGMYPRNVSCYWSLRQKAVPTCKHAMISVRQDHAHKMQIKRSIAMASLNKTGRAVRAWRQCTGERDRLIFYDGASTDDPVLLEYCGGDWLPPVAARGPDMLVAFHSSPYSAPPRAAPPLAPLRGFELDVTVVFADSDSLDYAREARRCEFHVKASASEEEWNATAPARRRGRLRAPAHTLPPGTTCTWTFHGRPGDLVWIYFSSFTQYSLLDARRADSAERDDAPGGCAVELRIWDGGGAGEAPLLGRYCDAAPALCARAALANATRAPRPCAPPDGYVSAAALLAMAATSRAGTATHPLAFALHYEFVDARLEGEALPAAESRGRAEPAECARRLTEPGAFASPRNALWFGRGGARRLRCVYRVQAPGARVELRLLAAAFGRAPRCSTRVDALSGRPECAPEDAAAADEEGAPLVPHLLLFEAPWPGYRVPLGCVCDNASAPLALAAWGGALELELAAPVLAPAEDHRHLHFHGEWARAAAPPHCAARRRLPPPGQHLHLVYPYSDNAESECGAAPFLLAARGNRTVFLRVWGERLEGAEPACAGANRVLVYAADGARLLAAVCPGGARAVRVAGERELLVVWAAREAGAARLAWMEVWRPAGGNASACAHACGALGACMARALWCDGAADCPGGADEAGACGAGARLLAALGAPAAAGAAGAAGALLAAALLLAAALRRRRARRDKRLLGALAAGRRLTEELLYDASRASSVAS; this comes from the exons aTGAGCGCGgcgctgctgctgctgctgctggcgcgcggcgcggcgggcggctgCGGCGTGGCGGAGTTCGCGTGCCGCAGCGGCGCGTGCGTGCGCGCGGACGCCTTCTGCGACGGGGCGGCGCAGTGCGGCGACGGCAGCGACGAGCCGCCGCGCTGCTCCGTGTGCAACCGCACGTACTACGGGCGCGCCGGCGAGGCCTACGCGCTGGCGCTGCGcgcggcgccgcgcgcgccctTCCTGTGCCACCTGACGTTcacggcgggcggcggcgcgctgGGCGAGCTGGTGCAGCTGGCCTTCGACGAGTTCCGCGTGGGGCGCTTCGCGGCCGGCGCGCTGGACGGCTGCCCCGACGGCTACATGCAGCTGGCGGAGCTGGGCCGGCCGTTCACCGGCGGCTCGTGGTGCGGCGCGGCGGACGGCGCGGCGCTGTACTACAGCGAGACGGCCACGGTCACCGCCAGCGTCAAGCTGCTGCGCGCGCGCCTCGGCGAGCCCTTCGGCTTCCGGCTGCGCTACAAGTTCCTGGCGCGCCGCGACGCCGTGGTGCGCTTCGGCGCCGCGGGCGCGCCGCTGGAGCGCGGCGCCGTGGCGCCCGGCACCTACTGCACGCGCACCTACGAGGAGTGTCACCGCAAGGCGTGCCGCCTGCAGAGCCCCAACTACCCGGGCATGTACCCCAG GAACGTGTCGTGCTACTGGAGCCTGCGCCAGAAGGCCGTGCCCACGTGCAAGCACGCCATGATCTCCGTGCGCCAGGACCACGCGCACAAGATGCAGATCAAGCGCTCCATCGCGATGGCCAG CCTCAACAAGACGGGGCGCGCGGTGCGCGCGTGGCGCCAGTGCACCGGCGAGCGCGACCGCCTCATCTTCTACGACGGCGCCAGCACCGACGACCCCGTGCTGCTGGAGTACTGCGGCGGCGACTGGCTGCCGCCCGTGGCGGCGCGCGGGCCCGACATGCTGGTGGCCTTCCACTCGTCGCCCTACtccgcgccgccgcgcgccgcgccgccgctcgCGCCGCTGCGCGGCTTCGAGCTGGACGTCACCGTGGTGTTCGCCGACTCCGACTCGCTGGACTACGCGCGCGAGGCAAGGCGCTGCGAGTTCCACGTCAAGGCGTCCGCCTCCGAGGAGGAGTGGAACGCCACCGCGCCCGCGCGGCGCCGCGGCCGTCTGCGCGCGCCCGCGCACACGCTGCCGCCCGGCACCACCTGCACCTGGACCTTCCACGGCCGCCCCGGCGACCTCGTGTGGATCTACTTCTCCAGCTTCACGCAGTACTCGCTGCTGGACGCGCGCCGCGCCGACAGCGCCGAGCGCGACGACGCGCCCGGCGGCTGCGCCGTGGAGCTGCGCATCTGGgacggcggcggcgcgggcgaggCGCCGCTGCTGGGCCGCTACTGCGACGCGGCGCCGGCGCtgtgcgcgcgcgccgcgctcgCCAACGCcacgcgcgcgccgcgcccgtGCGCGCCGCCCGACGGCTACGTGTCGGCCGCGGCGCTGCTGGCGATGGCGGCCACGTCGCGCGCCGGCACGGCCACGCACCCGCTCGCCTTCGCGCTGCACTACGAGTTCGTGGACGCGCGGCTCGAGGGCGAGGCGCTGCCGGCGGCCGAGTCGCGCGGGCGCGCCGAGCCGGCCGAGTGCGCGCGGCGGCTGACGGAGCCGGGTGCGTTCGCGTCGCCGCGTAACGCGCTGTGGTtcgggcgcggcggcgcgcggcggctgCGCTGCGTGTACCGCGTGCAGGCGCCGGGCGCGCGCGTGGAGCTGCGCCTGCTGGCGGCGGCGTTCGGGCGCGCGCCGCGCTGCAGCACGCGCGTGGACGCGCTGAGTGGGCGGCCGGAGTGCGCGCCGGAGGACGCGGCGGCCGCGGACGAGGAGGGCGCGCCGCTGGTGCCGCACCTGCTGCTGTTCGAGGCGCCGTGGCCCGGCTACCGCGTGCCGCTGGGCTGCGTGTGCGACAACGCGTCGGCGCCGCTGGCGCTGGCGGCGTGGGGCGGCGCGCTGGAGCTGGAGCTGGCGGCGCCGGTGCTGGCGCCGGCGGAGGACCACCGCCACCTGCACTTCCACGGCGAGTGGGCGCGCGCGGCCGCGCCGCCGCACTGCGCCGCGCGGCGCCGCCTGCCGCCGCCCGGCCAGCACCTGCACCTCGTGTACCCGTACAG CGACAACGCGGAGTCGGAGTGCGGCGCGGCGCCGTTCCTGCTGGCGGCGCGCGGCAACCGCACCGTGTTCCTGCGCGTGTGGGGCGAGCGGCTGGAGGGCGCCGAGCCCGCGTGCGCCGGCGCCAACCGCGTGCTGGTGTACGCGGCGGACGGCGCGCGCCTGCTGGCCGCCGTGTGCCcgggcggcgcgcgcgccgTGCGCGTGGCGGGCGAGCGCGAGCTGCTGGTGGTGTGGGCGGCGCGCgaggcgggcgcggcgcggctggcGTGGATGGAGGTGTGGCGGCCGGCGGGCGGCAACGCGTCGGCGTGCGCGCACGCGTGCGGCGCGCTGGGCGCGTGCATGGCGCGCGCGCTGTGGTGCGACGGCGCGGCCGACTGCCCGGGCGGCGCGGACGAGGCGGGCGCGTGCGGCGCGGGCGCGCGGCTGCTGGCGGCGCTGGGCGcgccggcggcggcgggcgcggcgggcgcggcgggcgcgctGCTGGCGGCGGCGCTGCTGCTGGCGGCGGCgctgcggcggcggcgcgcgcggcgcgaCAAGCGGCTGCTGGGCGCGCTGGCGGCCGGGCGGCGCCTCACGGAGGAGCTGCTGTACGACGCGTCGCGCGCCTCGTCCGTGGCGTCCTGA